GCAGCCAACCAAGACGGCTCGCTGCACCCAAGGTCCAGCAAACGACAGAAGGTGCAAACCATGATAAGTTTAGGGGTATTGTTAAGCCATGGTACAAGGAGTTCCCTGAAACCATGTGGAATATTTCCGAGGACTCCCTTGAGACTCTTAAAAAGAAGGTGTGTATTTTCATTATCTTTCCATAGTTAATATATAGATGTTTGATCCGTGTTTCTTTATTATCTGTGCTTGGCTTTGAATTATTAGACCATCATTGTTTTACCTTCGAATTATAATGAACTATTGTCGTTGTAAGGACCGTGAGCTGAATCAGAGTAGATGGAGCACCGACACGGACTTCGACAGTAGCTTCGCAGAGTCCGTTGTGTTTGACAAGAACCTCTACAAGTATGGGATTTTAGGCTGCAAGACCAATGTGGATAAGATTATGAATGAGGTACTCTCACTatgtctctttttttcttttccatgTTCACATCTGTCATGTTCAAGAGTTTTGTGTGTTTCTTTTGGAATTTTGGCATTTAATCTGTTCCAATCTTTATGAAGTCCAGTTTAAGAACGAATACCTTGGAATTTAATTAACCTGGTGAACTTTCTGATTGCACTTTGTTACTAGTTGTTTAGGGGCCTTCTCCATATGATAAGCACTAAATTTTTTTAACGGAGAACTGGTCAGTCTATTATGAATTTCTACACTATTTCTTACAGAAAACGTTGCATTCGTGTAGGGTGCCATATCTGCTTGTCACAGAGACAAAATTATCCGTTGTCTTGGAAATATAGAAGATGACATTAAGCTAGGAAAGTTTGAGTGGAATGATGGTGTGGATGTACATACAAATATTGTGAAAGCACTTGCTGATAAGGTTGGACACATACCAAAGGATCTAGTCATAACAAATAAACATGAAAGTTGCCTCATGATCCTCGAAATGTGGTGCAAGACCTACATCGATCAAATTAGGACACAGATGAAACAATTTCAGGTTCTTCCTCTTTCTTGCTCATGATCTAGGAGTACTTTAGATCCCAGATGTTTATTGTTTAATTACGATTTCACCGTATTTTAACTCATATTCGAGCTTAAATTATTGCTTATTTTACCATATTCAATTAGTATATAAGGTTAGTTAAATTGTCTGACGATCTTGCAGGTTGCTCTAGTTCTCTTGGCACTAAGAAATGATTGCTTGGTCCTTCCGAGGGGAAGAGAAGTTAATGACAATACATTGCTAGAGACTCTTGTTTTACCAAGTCTTAGAATGGTAATTATCTATTACATCTTTCGGTACTTAGCATTTCCAGCACGGGGACCATTTGCTAAAAAAATGTACCTTGTGTTTACAAACTTGAAACCCTCCCATGGGTAAAATGCACAAATCCTATTTATTCCAAGACACAAAGATAAACCATTGGATGCCCAAGAGGATGTATACTATTTGACTCTCTTTTTTCGTGCATACAGCTAGAGCATGATGCATCAGATCTTTCTGCCTTCCTTGGTTTCATTTATTCATCAAGTGATGGTGTCATTAATCTCAGGAACAGGTTTCCTCCATATTTTACATTTTCTTTAATTATTTAGACAACTAGCTCTCTAATACGCATGTACACTTCTACGTTCTTTTAATCGATCAAATATTATGTTCGAATGTACTACTGTATTTTTTCTAGTCATGGAATGTTGATATTTGACATCTGATTGTACATTTTTCTATCTGTAATTATTCTTGCTTAAAAAGATAAATATTCCTATTGGGGAAAAAGCAACTTGTTACTAGCTAATTCCTAAAAATAGTCAAACTAATGAGGCATGATTATGTTTTTTTAGTATTTTAGCCTAACAGAAGTATTGATAGTTGATCATTTTACTTCGCCCCCTTTTCCAAACCGTGCAGACTTTCAGAGGATTTTTCGGTTTCCAAATGTTCTACCATCGCTGATTTTGCAAGATCAATCAATTATGGCATTCCTGGCCATCTACTACAATTGCTTGAGAAGTTTTTTTCATGGAGGAAGTGGCCATTAGTCACACCACATGGTGAAGCAGCAACATACGAGAAAATGCTTAAAAAATTCACTATAGATGAACAGATGAGGGAAATCAGACACTTAGCTTTATTAAAATGTCTAAACATTGGAATCGGTGAATTGCCTCAAGATTGTGAAATCCAGGTATAATGATAATATTGTCACAGTGCATCATAATACTTGGAGGCAGTATCTTGTTCGAAACATAAGACATGATGCATGGTAGCATTTGGTTCTAACAATGTGTTTTTTTCTTGAACAGGATGCTAAGTACCATTTATTTTCTAGTGGTGAAGCTGTGCTAGAAATGATCAACGTGTTCATAAAATTTGTGGAAAATATGTCCGTCCGTGTGGAAAAGGTGCAAATTTCCCATccaagaggctatgatgatgttctGGGGTTTGCACATTTCCTGACTAGCAAGGTGAGCTTCTAAACTTAGTTTTATGTTCTCGGCCTTTTAAGTAATTTTCTAGGCTTAGTAGGTTATATTAGAAGATTTTTAATATTCGCCCTAGATATATCTCCGTTACTTTGTTTTAAGTACTAAAGAAGTTGCTTTGTTATAAAAAAAGGTTGTGTTTTAGCCATTGGATCTATGTGGAGATGGGTGATCTAAGCCGTCTTTGCTTAGTGCACTACATTAGACTAGATTATGTTTTGTGTATATATAGTAAATCCGTTTTCAATTGTGTTTGCAAGAGTtttgattattattattttgtacatGTATATGATTTTGTTGTATTGTGCATGCACACTTTTTTGTGGTGCAGCTGCAAGTTTTTTGTCCAACTAACAACCGGTGCAATTGCACTGTAAATTTTCCTTGTATTGTTTTTTTCTGTGAATTTTTAGGGTTAGAAACGACGCTAGAAATAAACATATTATACAAAATCTATGGTATAGAAGTGTGAAAGTAAGTATTTGGATTTAATTAATATTAGGAAAAGTGCTGGCTATAAAGGGAAAGTGGAAGAACCGATTGGCTTTTCACTTATTTTCAACCGCCTATCATTTAGTGGTCCTGTGAAAGCTCTTCTTTTCATTACATACGAAGACTTGGAAGTGCTAACAATATTCAAGGGTTTATCACTTAATAAGCTTCAATTAAGGACATCCCACTAATTAAATCACTTGACTAATCACATAACTAATATGAGGATTGATCTTTGCAAATGATACAGGGAATTGCCATGGAAACCGCATACAGCGTGGTTCAATTGTGCCTGGAGAACCAAGTCCAACCTTCGGAGCTCACCCTAGAGGAACTGCCACGGATCGATTTCCCTTGCGAGCGTGCTCATGTCCTGTTGCATGATAAGGTGAACGTCTTTGGCAAATTCACCAGGCGAGATCGAGATGATTCCAAGGAGATGATCAAATGGTGTTGCAAGCTTCAGATTAGTCCCAAAACTATTTCCAACGTtatattatttatttttaattagTCGTGCTCGATCATTAGTGCTGAAATGTCCAAGCCAAAGATTCAAGTATTCCGAGCTGATTGTTATTTGCTTTTCGAGAAAAGAAGCCTACAGATCGATCGTATGGAAAatgattatactccctccgttcctaaatgtaagtctttgtagagatttcactatggactacatatggagcaaaatgaatgaatctacacttaaaatgcatctacatacatccgtatgtggttcatagtgaaatctgtACAAAGACTTATGTTTTGAAACGAAGGGAGAAGTTGTTAGCTTAGATTTCGCTGTTGCCACCTCCTTTGCATATACAAAAGTATTAACCATTGGCATGTCGCACATCTCAGAACAAAAGGGCGCTTCATCCATGGTAGGTGGTTTTTGACCATCTTGGTGTTGGTGGTTTTTGAACAGAAGGGAGCCTGTTTCATGGTGAAGCCGGGAGACGTGGGAGTCGGGGCGGAGTCGTTGGAGTCCGTCTCTGTCGTGATGTTGTCCTCGTCGTCAGAGACCTCGGGCGAGCTGGCCGGCAAGCCAGCCTCGATCCACCGGCACGGCGGCTATGCCAGACGGCGGCAAGGGCGGCCACCGCGTGGTTCATCTCTGGCGACAGATTGTCCCACAGTGCTTTCTCGCTTGCAGTCATGGCGGATGCAGTgcaagggaggatgatgtggaGGGGCTGGTGTTGTGGTGTGAAGTTAGCCGGGTGTGGCCGCCTTTATATACCGGATTTCGGTGAGGCCAGCCGCCCGGATGCATCAATGTGTGGCGCCTGCTTAATGGCATCAGACCGACGGACAACAACATTGAATGGGTGCGGTAGATATCCATCCCGTCTCGTCCAGTCACGTGTCTCCGGCATTGAACAGGCGCGGACACCGGAGACGGAGCGCGGGCGACGCCTCGGCCGGCGCACCGCTTCAATGGCGGAGacgtgagaggtcgtgtccgctctgagCCGTTTTCAATGTTTGAGATGCGCGCCCTACAGCAGCATGAGTGCCGGCAGCTGGCGCTGGGCGGGAGCGTGCGGGAGGGGTCGGGGGGATTGGTGAGCCAGGGCGGTCAGAAAATaggcttgggatcggtccggactcccgcaaacctcccTCACAGTCACatttgtctccggtttgcgggaGAAACCACATACCGCTCTGCAGACCGATACAAATCGGCGTTGGATGGATTACACGGTCCGAACGGTTGCGGGAGGTTTACGGATCCACCTTGGAGATGCCCGCATTTGCCTTCGGTTTGCGGGAGAAACCACATACCGCTCTGCGGACCAATACAAATTGGCGTTGGATGGATTACGTGATCCGAACGGTTGCGGGAGGTTTGCGAGTTTGTTTTGAAGATGCCCTAAGGGCTTCCGTGGCAATCACAAAAGAGCAACAAGGAAATTGGATCCCTTGTTACATTTCTCGCGTGAGGAAAGCTTCTTGCTGGACCCCCGTTCACAATCACTTCCATGCTTATCGAGTACTACAAAAGGATAGCCATCCATCTTAACTAGCCAATTCccgcaaaaataaaaaataaatcttAACGAGCCAAAGCCTTTCTTCTGTGTGTTGACTGATGTAAAGACGGTAGGAGAATCGGTCAAAGATCCTAAAGAATATAGGAGACAGGTAACATCACGTGTACACAACACGTGCGACACATGCTAACAACTCCTAGCGGGAGTTAAAAAAAAAACAACTCCTAGCGGGGCCCCTAGGTTGCTTGGCTGCCACGCCTcgcggctaaatttcgtgttttgactctTTTGAAGAAGTTGTTTGAGATCTGATCCTAGTTTACAAAAATTTCAGAATCTGATCATTTTCCTATCGCCAGAGGGTATGGCGATAGGATATAGAAGCCTACCGCCAGAGCCCCTGGCGGTAAGGAATTTGACCACGTCACCGCAATGCATCTCTACCGTCACAGGGGTTGGCCGTAGCATGTGTAACCCTACCGCCAAGGTGCCCGGCGGTAGGTGCGCACACGCACTGTGTCTGAAACTTAGAAAAAAAATTACGCTAGAGCgtgcaaccctaccgccagggacctCGG
Above is a window of Triticum dicoccoides isolate Atlit2015 ecotype Zavitan chromosome 5B, WEW_v2.0, whole genome shotgun sequence DNA encoding:
- the LOC119310481 gene encoding uncharacterized protein LOC119310481, with amino-acid sequence MLKKFTIDEQMREIRHLALLKCLNIGIGELPQDCEIQDAKYHLFSSGEAVLEMINVFIKFVENMSVRVEKVQISHPRGYDDVLGFAHFLTSKGIAMETAYSVVQLCLENQVQPSELTLEELPRIDFPCERAHVLLHDKVNVFGKFTRRDRDDSKEMIKWCCKLQISPKTISNVILFIFN
- the LOC119310480 gene encoding argininosuccinate lyase-like, which encodes MSGSDLHSCDLSQVTICIVVLIASIDTLQKKPQVAVFDRSSSQPRRLAAPKVQQTTEGANHDKFRGIVKPWYKEFPETMWNISEDSLETLKKKDRELNQSRWSTDTDFDSSFAESVVFDKNLYKYGILGCKTNVDKIMNEGAISACHRDKIIRCLGNIEDDIKLGKFEWNDGVDVHTNIVKALADKVGHIPKDLVITNKHESCLMILEMWCKTYIDQIRTQMKQFQVLPLSCS